A single genomic interval of Penicillium psychrofluorescens genome assembly, chromosome: 2 harbors:
- a CDS encoding uncharacterized protein (ID:PFLUO_002541-T1.cds;~source:funannotate) — MSPSTISWVGSIQATMIPMVGLVTGPLVDSGNLRPLILSGSFLIVFGMMMTSLATQYYQVLLAQGFCVGIGGGISYIPSLVVVSSHFTTKRPFAIGCASIGSSVGAVIFPIMFRKLQPSIGFPWAVRCIGFISLFLAIVTCVILCRKPGERTRARSLIDFTAFREPPFMLLSVSLTCVMLAYYVPIFYVASYARTELHTTTNLSFYMVAIVNGSSVVGRVGPYFLITWVKPMYMLIFAAAASAIAMFTWIAATNIPGFIVWACYWGILSGVHVTAPSSIIAHPVLTPDPNSLGTRLGMMWGISSFGALAGTPIAGALVNLDQAYFLRAQIFAGCMMIGATLLQSWPALKITWYDRDRPRPS, encoded by the coding sequence ATGTCGCCGTCTACTATTTCCTGGGTGGGCAGTATCCAGGCCACCATGATCCCCATGGTCGGACTGGTGACCGGCCCGTTAGTGGATTCAGGGAATTTGCGCCCGTTGATCCTCTCTGGCAGCTTTTTGATCGTTTTCggaatgatgatgaccagCCTGGCAACACAGTATTACCAAGTGCTTCTGGCCCAAGGCTTCTGTGTGGGaatcggcggcggcatctcgTACATTCCCTCGCTTGTCGTGGTTTCCTCGCATTTCACCACCAAACGCCCCTTCGCCATCGGCTGCGCCTCAATCGGGTCGAGTGTCGGCGCCGTTATCTTCCCCATCATGTTCCGCAAGCTGCAGCCCAGCATAGGGTTTCCGTGGGCCGTCCGTTGTATTGGTTTCATCAGCTTGTTCCTGGCCATCGTCACCTGTGTGATTCTCTGCCGGAAACCCGGCGAGAGAACGCGCGCCAGAAGTCTGATTGACTTTACGGCGTTCCGCGAGCCTCCATTCATGCTGCTCTCGGTCTCTCTCACCTGTGTCATGCTTGCATACTACGTGCCCATCTTCTATGTCGCCTCGTATGCGCGGACAGAACTGCACACGACCACCAACCTGTCGTTCTACATGGTCGCCATCGTCAATGGATCATCCGTCGTCGGCCGTGTCGGGCCGTACTTCCTAATCACCTGGGTAAAACCAATGTACATGTTGATTTTCGCCGCAGCTGCCTCGGCCATCGCGATGTTCACCTGGATTGCGGCCACCAACATCCCCGGGTTTATTGTCTGGGCGTGCTACTGGGGTATTTTGAGCGGTGTCCACGTCACCGCTCCAAGTTCTATCATTGCACATCCCGTGCTCACGCCAGATCCCAATTCCTTGGGGACTCGCCTAGGAATGATGTGGGGAATTTCGTCTTTCGGTGCTCTGGCGGGCACGCCTATCGCAGGAGCACTGGTGAATCTTGATCAGGCCTACTTCTTGCGCGCACAAATATTTGCAGGATGCATGATGATCGGAGCTACGCTTTTGCAGTCATGGCCGGCTCTGAAGATCACTTGGTATGACAGGGATCGCCCTCGTCCATCGTGA
- a CDS encoding uncharacterized protein (ID:PFLUO_002540-T1.cds;~source:funannotate), producing MADITDMDEFAQTRGADDLFDDEIIPVSAEQQAQTEVVVQEAEPVPPEEPVVERAPVEKPPAREDASQRSRGTERGRGRGRGRGGRGRGGRGGRVENATQHKASTTAGEPKSERASVAVSEGEGAREETATPEKPQKGLKEQPSQSEEATADATANGAEAQRVPAVRGDRSATGGVRKPKLTEEELSKRIAAAKENAVKKAAAHARAEADEASFLEREQVAAEKRRQEQANRRVMDNEREQNRQRKLKAVGGREWDSQKQEEDYNPRGGGSQFRRGMHGGVSGYARRDFDTRSPDDLIGDSPGRRGRGRGGGRGGRGRGRSPSTGPPKKGPLPAVPGANNEAEFPALPAEPKKLDTTSTTAPELAKLDKLDKLDSLSPVRGSWADQVEE from the exons ATGGCGGATATAACCGACATGGATGAATTTGCGCAGACCCGAGGCGCCGACGATCTATTCGACGATGAGATCATACCGGTCTCAGCGGAGCAGCAAGCGCAGACGGAGGTAGTTGTCCAGGAGGCAGAGCCTGTGCCACCAGAGGAGCCCGTGGTCGAAAGAGCCCCGGTCGAGAAGCCGCCTGCACGAGAAGACGCTTCGCAACGAAGTCGTGGCACAGAACGAGGGCGAGGCCGTGGTCGGGGGCGAGGAGGTCGGGGACGCGGAGGGCGCGGTGGACGTGTCGAGAATGCTACACAGCACAAGGCCTCTACAACTGCGGGTGAGCCCAAAAGTGAGCGGGCTTCTGTGGCTGTATCTGAGGGTGAAGGCGCGCGAGAGGAGACGGCCACGCCCGAAAAACCTCAGAAGGGATTGAAGGAGCAGCCTAGCCAGAGCGAAGAAGCTACTGCCGATGCTACGGCTAATGGAGCTGAAGCGCAGCGTGTACCGGCTGTTCGGGGAGATCGCAGTGCCACTGGGGGAGTAAGGAAG CCAAAACTCACCGAGGAAGAATTGTCAAAGCGCATTGCAGCTGCCAAGGAAAACGCAGTCAAAAAGGCAGCCGCTCATGCTCGCGCTGAAGCAGATGAGGCATCGTTCCTGGAACGGGAGCAGGTCGCAGCCGAGAAGCGACGTCAGGAACAAGCAAATCGTCGAGTCATGGACAACGAGCGTGAACAAAATCGCCAGCGCAAGTTGAAGGCCGTTGGTGGCCGGGAGTGGGATTCGCAGAAACAAGAGGAAGACTATAACCCGCGCGGTGGCGGGAGCCAGTTCAGACGGGGCATGCACGGCGGTGTGTCTGGATATGCGCGACGGGACTTCGACACTCGTTCACCAGACGATTTGATAGGCGACTCGCCAGGTCGTCGCGGGCGTGgacgtggtggtggtcgaggtggtcGTGGCCGAGGACGCTCGCCTTCCACGGGGCCTCCCAAGAAGGGTCCATTGCCCGCTGTGCCTGGTGCGAACAACGAAGCTGAATTCCCTGCTCTTCCCGCGGAACCCAAAAAGCTAGACACTACTTCGACAACAGCACCTGAGTTGGCTAAACTTGACAAGCTTGACAAGCTTGACTCCTTGTCACCTGTGCGCGGCAGTTGGGCCGATCAAGTCGAAGAGTAA
- a CDS encoding uncharacterized protein (ID:PFLUO_002536-T1.cds;~source:funannotate): MATLLPQRSARLLREPSRHGSLPLFLTPAFSSLRTQCFSTTSPAQSRVGGAAISIPPEVSMSLVDLPKSLFRSRGKDIPKVAVEIQGPRGNMTLSVPSFLNVNHDEAGRKATLSVLDSSVAHQRAMWGTTRALLQNHILGVSEGHICILSLVGVGYRATIETTATTVKPEYEGQKFVSLKVGYSHPIELGIPQGVEASTPQPTRILLESVDKRTVTQFAAKIREWRRPEPYKGKGIFVNGETIKLKAKKIK, from the exons atggcgacTCTCCTCCCCCAACGCAGTGCCCGGCTCCTTCGCGAGCCCAGTCGCCACGGCTCCTTGCCTCTCTTCCTCACGCCAGCATTCTCGTCGCTCCGGACACAATGCTTCTCCACGACCTCCCCGGCGCAGTCCCGAGTCGGCGGCGCGGCCATCTCAATCCCGCCCGAAGTGTCCATGTCCCTCGTTGATCTCCCCAAGTCCCTGTTCCGCTCGAGAGGAAAAGACATTCCCAAGGTCGCTGTGGAGATTCAGGGTCCTCGGG GGAACATGACCCTGAGCGTCCCTTCCTTCCTTAACGTCAACCACGACGAAGCCGGTCGCAAAGCCACCCTCTCCGTGTTAGATTCTTCGGTTGCTCACCAGCGTGCTATGTGGG GAACAACCCGCGCACTCCTCCAAAaccacatcctcggcgtATCAGAGGGCCACATCTGCATCCTGAGTCTGGTGGGTGTCGGATACAGGGCGACCATCGAgaccacggccacgacgGTCAAGCCGGAGTACGAAGGACAAAAGTTTGTGTCCCTCAAGGTTGGATACTCGCACCCGATTGAGCTGGGTATTCCGCAAGGTGTCGAGGCTAGCACGCCCCAGCCGACGCGGATTCTGCTGGAGAGCGTGGACAAGAGGACTGTAACGCAATTTGCGGCTAAGATTCGCGAGTGGAGGCGACCGGAGCCGTACAAGGGCAAGGGTATCTTTGTGAATGGGGAGACGATCAAGttgaaggcgaagaagatcaaataG
- a CDS encoding uncharacterized protein (ID:PFLUO_002538-T1.cds;~source:funannotate): MTRLYELPLLALGSIALANQEAFESKCTQFANEIDIPNVKVNFAEFVPGGKNLSLVDNPPSCDASYQSVSVDLCRVAMAVSTSESSEITLEAWFPREYTGRFLSTGNGGLSGCIQYYDLAYTAQLGFATVGANNGHNGTSGEPFYHHPEVIKDFAYRSIHTGVVVGKELTKKFYDEGFKKSYYLGCSTGGRQGWKSVQKYPNDFDGVVAGSPAINFINLLSWSAHFYPITGPPSSDTYLSPAKWKVVHEEVLRQCDTIDGAKDGIIEDPTLCRPILQTLTCPTHTSNKTTCLSSAQVQTAQQILSPLYGVNGTLLYPQMQPGSEVLAAPIMYNGQPFSYSDDWYRYVVYNDPSWSGTTWTIQDAAVALAQNPYNIQTWDGDLSSFRSTGGKVLHYHGMQDQLISSEDSKLYYAHVSDTMKLPPPDLDEFYRFFTISGMGHCGPGDGAYGIGQGVGTYDGTDPEDNVLMAMVKWVEEGIPPETVRGAKFVDGPGSAVEYKRKHCRYPRRNVYKGPGNWTDENAWQCII, encoded by the exons ATGACTCGTCTTTACGAGTTGCcccttctggctctgggctCTATCGCTCTCGCCAACCAGGAGGCTTTCGAATCCAAATGTACGCAATTCGCGAATGAAATCGATATACCCAATGTGAAGGTCAACTTTGCGGAATTTGTCCCTGGAGGCAAGAATTTGTCGCTGGTCGACAATCCGCCCAGCTGCGATGCAAGCTACCAATCAGTTTCCGTTGATCTGTGTCGCGTTGCTATGGCCGTGTCTACGTCCGAGAGCAGTGAAATCACGCTCGAGGCCTGGTTCCCGCGTGAATACACGGGCCGCTTCCTGAGTACCGGAAATGGTGGTCTTTCTGGAT GCATCCAGTACTACGACCTTGCCTACACGGCGCAGTTGGGCTTTGCTACCGTCGGTGCTAACAATGGTCACAACGGAACGTCGGGGGAGCCTTTTTACCATCACCCAGAGGTGATTAAGGATTTCGCATATCGCTCCATCCACACTGGCGTCGTGGTAGGCAAGGAACTTACCAAGAAGTTCTACGACGAAGGGTTCAAGAAGAGCTACTATCTCGGCTGTTCAACTGGAGGCCGCCAGGGATGGAAGTCAGTCCAGAAATATCCAAATGACTTCGACGGCGTGGTGGCTGGATCACCGGCAATCAACTTCATCAACTTACTCTCGTGGAGCGCGCACTTCTACCCCATTACCGGGCCGCCATCTTCTGACACGTATCTCTCCCCTGCAAAGTGGAAGGTCGTTCATGAAGAGGTCCTCCGACAATGCGACACAATCGACGGcgccaaggatggcattATAGAAGATCCAACTCTCTGCCGCCCAATCCTACAAACACTGACTTGTCCAACCCACACCTCCAACAAGACCACCTGCCTCTCCAGTGCCCAGGTGCAGACCGCTCAGCAAATACTGTCTCCACTGTATGGTGTAAATGGCACCCTTCTATACCCCCAGATGCAGCCCGGCTCCGAGGTCTTGGCCGCCCCGATCATGTACAACGGCCAGCCCTTCTCCTACAGCGATGACTGGTATCGGTATGTGGTATACAACGACCCCTCCTGGAGCGGCACCACCTGGACCATCCAAGACGCCGCAGTCGCACTAGCCCAAAACCCGTACAACATCCAAACCTGGGACGGCGACCTGTCTTCCTTCCGCAGCACCGGCGGCAAAGTGCTCCATTACCACGGCATGCAAGACCAGCTGATCAGCTCCGAAGACTCCAAGCTGTACTATGCCCACGTCTCCGACACCATGAAGCTGCCTCCCCCGGACCTGGACGAGTTCTATCGCTTTTTCACCATCAGCGGCATGGGCCACTGTGGACCCGGTGATGGCGCCTACGGTATTGGCCAGGGAGTCGGGACCTATGATGGCACTGATCCTGAAGATAATGTGCTCATGGCCATGGTCAAATGGGTTGAGGAAGGCATTCCGCCTGAAACGGTGCGTGGAGCTAAGTTCGTCGATGGTCCTGGGTCTGCGGTGGAGTATAAGCGCAAGCACTGCAGGTATCCGCGTCGGAATGTTTACAAGGGACCTGGGAACTGGACGGATGAGAACGCATGGCAGTGCATTATTTAG
- a CDS encoding uncharacterized protein (ID:PFLUO_002535-T1.cds;~source:funannotate): protein MSYEKERYIAELAVQRASILTQKVFFEKAKGTVSKDDKSPVTIGDFGAQALIIQAIRKNFPNDEIVAEEEASSLREDKALSAEIWGLVKDIKLDDAESDKVLGGPLPSEEEMLKIIDEGNSAGGATGRIWALDPIDGTKGFLRGGQYAVCLGLIVDGDVKVGAIGTPNLPVDDSATIDASTGAQQTGSAVNGVLFSAVQGQGSTSRPLANGALAPSKAISMRAVPDIAKAVFCEGVEAGHSAQGDNAAVAERLGITAPSVRLDSQAKYCSIARGAGDIYLRLPVKKDYQEKIWDHAAGDIIVREAGGQVTDIYGTRLDFSKGRTLAANKGVVAAPRDLQDQVIDAVKTVLKL, encoded by the coding sequence ATGTCTTACGAGAAAGAACGCTACAttgccgagctggccgtccAGCGCGCCTCCATCCTCACCCAAAAGgtcttcttcgagaaggCCAAAGGCACCGTCTCCAAGGATGACAAGTCGCCCGTCACCATCGGCGACTTCGGCGCCCAGgccctcatcatccaggccatcCGCAAGAATTTCCCCAATGATGAGATCGTCGCTGAAGAGGAGGCGAGCTCTCTGCGCGAGGACAAGGCCCTCAGCGCCGAGATCTGGGGTCTGGTCAAAGACATCAAGCTGGACGACGCCGAGAGTGACAAGGTTCTGGGCGGCCCCCTgcccagcgaggaggagatgctgaaaATCATCGACGAGGGCAACAGCGCCGGTGGTGCCACCGGCCGCATCTGGGCTTTGGACCCTATCGACGGCACCAAGGGTTTCCTGCGTGGTGGCCAGTACGCCGTCTGTCTCGGCCTGAttgtcgacggcgacgtCAAGGTcggtgccattggcaccCCCAACCTGCCAGTGGATGATTCCGCCACCATTGATGCCAGCACGGGCGCCCAGCAGACCGGCAGTGCCGTCAACGGAGTGCTCTTCTCCGCCGTGCAGGGCCAGGGCTCGACTTCGCGCCCTCTAGCGAACGGCGCCCTCGCCCCCAGCAAGGCGATCTCCATGCGTGCCGTTCCCGACATCGCCAAGGCTGTCTTCTGCGAGGGCGTCGAGGCCGGTCACTCGGCCCAGGGCGACAACGCCGCTGTCGCCGAGCGTCTGGGAATCACCGCTCCGAGCGTGCGACTGGACTCGCAGGCCAAGTACTGCTCCATTGCTCGGGGCGCCGGTGATATCTACCTCCGCCTGCCGGTCAAGAAGGACTAccaggagaagatctgggatCACGCCGCCGGTGATATCATTGTCCGTGAGGCTGGTGGCCAGGTGACGGATATCTATGGCACCCGGTTGGATTTCAGCAAGGGCCGGACCTTGGCTGCCAACAAGGGTGTGGTTGCTGCGCCGAGAGATCTGCAGGACCAGGTGATTGATGCGGTCAAGACGGTGTTGAAGTTGTAA
- a CDS encoding uncharacterized protein (ID:PFLUO_002537-T1.cds;~source:funannotate), with the protein MILSRLTRILLMLLHLSCPVIASSLFSFGAVRRVSSENQTPPDDLRPGMLSYFGSGVHEQDAIFTEAAQILDSMASSPSCNRIAAMRLLTSCQTVGNDKGSDADTHEVLDLIRSVYAARLAICELQGTGTTIPSACIPVTVSPPTSGKGGFGFTTKSAPPDTGRDSIPIELLEPCLQALESRPQWWTSYSNSRQNAMVICQATRMEREKEELLDLHRSIVKSSAMLNTGLQEALLNATAQAVRNQVFMESVDALQTQFVSELEEAQLSFKGSFADLLQLIKSGINTAAGTVSTALDHLQSESATLEKSIRSTSDQAYLLQKTLQTVNDEALVRANDVRMAHEQNALIHKDLASSLSLSLESLTETDVGNLYRRIENVDAALEWLITRMHLILSQENKMLERLQNMETSMQQSETTARELQKAQLLQSEAILAQSQAQDTILFNANLSKALIDQTAITAADLQSKIQEASLTFRQTSGFFGFLWGIGDWISGVLCIFLMLLLISGMNNNFFEFLFQI; encoded by the exons ATGATCCTTTCTCGGTTGACTCGCATCCTTCTCATGCTCCTTCACTTGTCGTGCCCCGTGATCGCGTCTTCACTGTTTAGCTTTGGCGCTGTGAGGAGAGTCTCAAGTG AGAACCAGACTCCTCCTGATGATCTGCGTCCTGGCATGCTTTCATACTTCGGCTCCGGCGTGCACGAGCAGGACGCGATTTTTACCGAAGCAGCGCAAATCCTGGACTCAATggcatcttctccttcctgTAACCGTATTGCAGCAATGCGATTACTCACATCCTGCCAAACCGTGGGCAATGACAAGGGCAGTGACGCTGACACACACGAGGTGCTAGATCTGATACGATCCGTCTACGCGGCACGACTTGCAATCTGCGAGCTCCAAGGCACGGGTACCACGATTCCCTCTGCGTGTATTCCAGTGACGGTCTCGCCTCCGACCTCTGGAAAAGGTGGGTTCGGATTCACAACCAAATCCGCACCCCCAGACACGGGCAGAGACTCAATTCCAatcgagctgctggaacCATGTCTCCAGGCATTGGAGTCGCGGCCTCAGTGGTGGACTTCCTACAGCAACAGTCGACAGAACGCCATGGTTATCTGCCAAGCTACGCGAATGGAAcgagaaaaggaagaacTGCTGGATTTGCACCGCTCAATAGTGAAGAGCAGCGCCATGCTCAATACTGGATTGCAGGAAGCTCTGTTGAATGCGACTGCGCAGGCTGTCCGTAACCAAGTTTTTATGGAATCTGTCGATGCCTTACAGACGCAATTTGTTTCGGAACTTGAAGAAGCGCAATTGAGCTTCAAAGGGAGCTTTGCAGATTTGCTGCAGTTAATCAAATCAGGTATCAACACTGCGGCCGGTACCGTATCAACGGCTTTGGACCATTTGCAAAGCGAATCTGCTACTCTTGAGAAG AGCATTCGAAGCACGTCGGATCAAGCTTATTTGCTGCAAAAGACTCTTCAAACGGTGAATGATGAGGCCCTGGTCAGGGCCAACGATGTACGCATGGCTCACGAACAAAATGCCTTGATCCACAAGGATCTTGCAAGTTCGTTGAGCCTCTCCCTGGAATCCCTTACGGAAACAGACGTGGGCAACCTCTACCGACGCATTGAAAATGTTGACGCCGCTCTG GAATGGCTGATCACCCGGATGCACTTAATTCTTTCACAGGAGAACAAGATGCTTGAG CGGCTCCAAAATATGGAAACATCCATGCAGCAATCCGAGACGACAGCCAGAGAGTTGCAAAAAGCTCAACTCTTGCAATCTGAAGCCATACTTGCCCAGTCGCAGGCTCAAGATACCATCCTGTTCAACGCCAATTTATCCAAGGCTCTAATCGACCAAACTGCCATTACTGCCGCCGATTTACAATCCAAAATTCAAGAGGCAAGCCTCACATTTCGCCAAACCTCCGGTTTCTTCGGCTTTTTATGGGGAATCGGCGACTGGATCTCAGGTGTTCTTTGCATCTTTCTTATGCTGCTTCTCATCTCAGGTATGAACAATAATTTCTTCGAATTTCTATTCCAGATATGA
- a CDS encoding uncharacterized protein (ID:PFLUO_002542-T1.cds;~source:funannotate): protein MGDEPGQDGSNSSSNHPTSALSGGTSAKPTPANNVGGGAGIGDKGFLKGGSDKGGSDGAPHEGLGHVAADNPRSSFGNFLGLQEQKSRAENKFMNRADLAADDLPPTTESGQPTCAGEDHSFMQRKPGCPDTYPGWEKAKHIFGGGTRSG, encoded by the exons ATGGGCGACGAACCCGGCCAAGACGGCtccaacagcagctccaaCCACCCCACGTCCGCCCTCTCAGGCGGTACCAGTGCTAAGCCTACACCAGCGAACAATGTCGGTGGCGGGGCCGGCATAGGAGACAAGGGATTCCTCAAGGGCGGCTCAGACAAGGGCGGCTCAGACGGCGCTCCGCACGAGGGACTGGGGCACGTAGCC GCGGACAATCCTCGTTCCAGTTTCGGAAacttcctcggtctccagGAGCAGAAGTCCCGCGCTGAAAACAAGTTCATGAACAGGGCGGACCTGGCGGCTGACGACCTTCCGCCGACAACGGAATCCGGGCAACCTACTTGTGCCGGCGAGGATCATAGTTTCATGCAGCGTAAACCGGGATGCCCGGATACGTATCCTGgttgggagaaggcgaagcATATATTTGGAGGC GGTACACGGTCAGGGTAG
- a CDS encoding uncharacterized protein (ID:PFLUO_002539-T1.cds;~source:funannotate) translates to MANNRLPNPNRYITDSDVDGNSFFSTDLPASVEAGSELGGGVQRLVYQTEPPPVSLSGKNDLERYKTALQSKAPLVSPVPPGGGTNVWYNDIPPGGESPMHRTVSLDFIIVLIGEVELTLSNETRMIKSGDMVVQRSSLHKWRNPSETQWARVVGIVSECQP, encoded by the coding sequence ATGGCCAACAATCGGCTCCCAAATCCAAATCGGTATATCACCGATAGCGATGTAGATGGCAACTCCTTCTTTTCGACGGACTTGCCTGCATCCGTGGAAGCAGGTAGTGAGCTTGGTGGCGGAGTCCAGAGGCTCGTTTACCAGACCGAGCCACCACCCGTCTCGCTCAGCGGCAAGAACGATCTCGAGCGCTACAAAACCGCGTTACAGTCGAAGGCCCCACTCGTCTCGCCAGTCCCGCCAGGCGGCGGTACTAACGTGTGGTATAACGACATTCCTCCCGGCGGAGAAAGCCCGATGCACCGCACCGTGAGCCTCGACTTTATTATCGTGCTCATAGGTGAAGTCGAGCTCACCTTGTCGAACGAGACCCGCATGATCAAGTCGGGCGATATGGTGGTCCAACGATCCTCGTTGCATAAGTGGCGTAACCCGAGCGAGACACAATGGGCACGGGTGGTAGGAATCGTGTCGGAATGTCAGCCTTAA
- a CDS encoding uncharacterized protein (ID:PFLUO_002534-T1.cds;~source:funannotate), whose amino-acid sequence MGEVVGKKTQASAGFKSDTEGQDECGADSQAGQNTDPVGKPYSAVTVQVEVLTSEQYEEDDPAGIVDLIEVIRIQASGPTEASRALRKKLKYGNLHRQLRALTILDFLIQNAGDRFLREFADEPLLERLRIAATDSVSDTLVKQKCQQLFGQWAVSYKDKRGMEKIGALYQQLPKRKQPANQAKAKVLREGANTNNDQSMGHRVSVSTGSGPAKELATPKQKSSSKPKKDKKERKLTQTGTFNLDKERPEIVQTLASVAVASTNLLNSLKLVNRETTRVSEDAECVSRFDKCKHLRRQILRYIQHIESEEFLGGLIHANDELVNALMAYEVLDKSVDYDSDSDDESMNAYLKHQWGHEDESVNQSLSGLSVNPPKPPRPDQPAASSSQHPSQELESESESEVEEDDENNPFGDRNAIKTPAIEKSGYSWKEV is encoded by the exons atgggcgaggtggtgggaaagaagacccagGCGAGCGCGGGATTTAAAAGCGACACTGAGGGCCAGGATGAGTGTGGAGCAGATAGCCAGGCGGGACAGAACACGGATCCAGTGGGG AAACCCTACTCGGCAGTGACCGTGCAGGTCGAGGTGCTCACGAGCGAGCAGTATGAGGAAGACGACCCAGCCGGTATCGTTGATCTGATCGAAGTCATTCGCATCCAAGCCAGCGGCCCTACCGAAGCCAGTCGAGCcctgcgcaagaagct GAAATACGGCAACCTGCACCGCCAACTCCGCGCGCTCACAATCCTCGACTTTCTGATCCAGAATGCGGGAGACCGGTTCCTTCGCGAGTTTGCCGATGAGCCCTTGCTCGAACGCCTGCGTATTGCAGCCACCGATTCTGTCTCCGATACGCTCGTCAAGCAGAAATGCCAGCAGCTCTTTGGACAATGGGCTGTGTCCTACAAGGATAAAAGGggcatggagaagatcgggGCGCTGTACCAGCAGCTTCCGAAGCGGAAACAGCCAGCCAATCAAGCCAAGGCGAAAGTGCTTCGCGAAGGAGCAAACACGAACAATGATCAGTCTATGGGACACAGGGTGTCGGTGTCCACCGGAAGTGGCCCGGCCAAGGAATTAGCCACTCCGAAGCAAAAGTCCAGCAGCAAGcccaagaaggacaagaaagagaggaaacTCACCCAGACCGGGACGTTCAATCTGGACAAAGAGAGACCCGAGATCGTGCAGACTCTGGCGTCGGTCGCCGTCGCGAGCACAAATCTGTTGAATTCGCTCAAACTGGTGAATCGGGAGACGACGCGGGTTAGCGAGGATGCAGAATGTGTCAGCCGGTTCGACAAGTGCAAGCATCTCCGGCGGCAGATCTTGCGGTACATCCAACATATCGAGAGCGAAGAGTTCCTCGGCGGGTTGATCCATGCCAACGACGAATTGGTGAATGCTCTGATGGCATACGAGGTGCTGGACAAGAGCGTGGATTACGATAGCGATAGTGATGACGAGTCGATGAACGCCTATTTGAAGCACCAGTGGGGGCACGAGGATGAATCAGTAAACCAAAGCTTGTCTGGACTGAGCGTCAATCCTCCCAAGCCACCGCGACCCGATCAGCCGGCGGCGAGCTCGTCTCAGCATCCATCACAAGAActggagagcgagagtgaatcggaggtggaggaggacgacgagaatAACCCGTTCGGAGATCGGAATGCAATCAAAACTCCGGCGATAGAGAAGTCGGGTTATAGCTG GAAAGAGGTTTGA